The Ictalurus punctatus breed USDA103 unplaced genomic scaffold, Coco_2.0 Super-Scaffold_100056, whole genome shotgun sequence genome has a window encoding:
- the LOC128630384 gene encoding E3 ubiquitin-protein ligase UBR2-like isoform X1, whose translation MHLQYLMVWCVCIYFLVHKCVLLNICLVLQDFVCAYSSNCTAVSFSCKSIFLNYESFSTQMVVSIKTMRECTAAAPPCEGTGHCHKETVWDKDKAERKRKAELCWKKTMAQTLQSQSHFINKYIDLLTQDSEDLDASASTSAEHSPSSCDGALVCVGPRRWRARGGERRQMEMCILCHKAQEILPDGTAMVLAAFVQRSTVMSENRKRPPHNPESCDPLFMYPDLSFGTHTGSCGHIMHSHCWQRYFETLQSQDAQWLHEQTSYDVENGEYLCPFCKCRSNTVIPLLPLTETTCSYSNSEQPGLAHWLNTTYTSQSEPCTLLMREPSQQMLVSQRLWRTLLLLRVSGWTTHQSRLIQAP comes from the exons atgcatcttcagtatttaatggtatggtgtgtgtgtatatactttttAGTACACAAGTGTGTTCTATTGAACATCTGCTTAGTTTTGCAAGACTTTGTGTGTGCATATAGTTCTAACTGCACTGCTGTATCGTTTTCTTGTAAAAGTATTTTCCTAAATTATGAgtctttttctacacagatggtggttagcattaaaacgatgcgcgagtgcacagctgctgcacctccctgtgaaggaacagggcactgtcacaaggag actgtgtgggacaaagacaaagcagagagaaaaaggaaagctgaactgtgctggaaaaagaccatggctcaaacattacagagccagagtcattttatcaataagtacatagatctgctcacgcaggattcagaggatctggacgcctcagcctctacatcagcagagcatag ccccagttcatgtgacggtgctctggtgtgtgtgggacctcgtcgttggcgtgccagaggaggagagaggaggcagaTGGAGATGTGTATCCTGTGTCACAAAGCGCAGGAGATCCTACCTGATGGCACCGCCATGGTGCTCGCAGCCTTTGTCCAACGCTCTACGGTCATGTCCGAGAACCGCAAAAGACCCCCTCACAATCCAG AGAGCTGTGATCCCCTCTTCATGTACCCTGACCTGTCCTTTGGTACCCATACCGGCAGCTgtggccacatcatgcactctcactgctggcagag ATACTTTGAGACACTCCAGAGTCAGGATGCGCAGTGGCTGCATGAGCAAACCAGTTACGATGTAGAGAATGGGGAGTACTTGTGTCCATTCTGTAAGTGTCGCAGTAACACCGTCATTCCTCTCCTGCCCCTCACTGAGACCACCTGCAG TTACAGCAATAGTGAGCAGCCAGGTCTGGCTCATTGGCTGAATACAACGTATACAAGCCAATCAGAGCCTTGTACTCTGCTCATGAGAGAGCCAAGCCAACAA ATGCTGGTGAGTCAGAGACTGTGGAGGactctcctcctcctgagaGTTTCAGGCTGGACCACACACCAGT CACGCCTTATTCAAGCTCCATAA
- the LOC128630384 gene encoding E3 ubiquitin-protein ligase UBR2-like isoform X2 has product MAQTLQSQSHFINKYIDLLTQDSEDLDASASTSAEHSPSSCDGALVCVGPRRWRARGGERRQMEMCILCHKAQEILPDGTAMVLAAFVQRSTVMSENRKRPPHNPESCDPLFMYPDLSFGTHTGSCGHIMHSHCWQRYFETLQSQDAQWLHEQTSYDVENGEYLCPFCKCRSNTVIPLLPLTETTCSYSNSEQPGLAHWLNTTYTSQSEPCTLLMREPSQQMLVSQRLWRTLLLLRVSGWTTHQSRLIQAP; this is encoded by the exons atggctcaaacattacagagccagagtcattttatcaataagtacatagatctgctcacgcaggattcagaggatctggacgcctcagcctctacatcagcagagcatag ccccagttcatgtgacggtgctctggtgtgtgtgggacctcgtcgttggcgtgccagaggaggagagaggaggcagaTGGAGATGTGTATCCTGTGTCACAAAGCGCAGGAGATCCTACCTGATGGCACCGCCATGGTGCTCGCAGCCTTTGTCCAACGCTCTACGGTCATGTCCGAGAACCGCAAAAGACCCCCTCACAATCCAG AGAGCTGTGATCCCCTCTTCATGTACCCTGACCTGTCCTTTGGTACCCATACCGGCAGCTgtggccacatcatgcactctcactgctggcagag ATACTTTGAGACACTCCAGAGTCAGGATGCGCAGTGGCTGCATGAGCAAACCAGTTACGATGTAGAGAATGGGGAGTACTTGTGTCCATTCTGTAAGTGTCGCAGTAACACCGTCATTCCTCTCCTGCCCCTCACTGAGACCACCTGCAG TTACAGCAATAGTGAGCAGCCAGGTCTGGCTCATTGGCTGAATACAACGTATACAAGCCAATCAGAGCCTTGTACTCTGCTCATGAGAGAGCCAAGCCAACAA ATGCTGGTGAGTCAGAGACTGTGGAGGactctcctcctcctgagaGTTTCAGGCTGGACCACACACCAGT CACGCCTTATTCAAGCTCCATAA